In a single window of the Gossypium hirsutum isolate 1008001.06 chromosome A13, Gossypium_hirsutum_v2.1, whole genome shotgun sequence genome:
- the LOC107894543 gene encoding uncharacterized protein, with protein sequence MLFLLPVLNVAYVLHPNLQPMENHAPNVNSEEIVKVAKLKKKREEDNFTCRGHILNTLSDRIYDLYMSMQSPMEIWKDLEEKYNIERQGTDNFLMMKYFEFKMLDSIPIMDQVHELQVLVSRLHDLKVVIPELLQVRAIISKFPSSWNNYRKKLLHMAEDFTLEKILRHLHIEEENRKRDAVYHPQSSKVNHVIKSKNSRIGK encoded by the coding sequence ATGTTGTTCCTTCTTCCTGTCTTAAATGTGGCGTATGTTCTGCATCCAAACTTACAACCCATGGAGAATCACGCCCCTAATGTAAACTCCGAGGAAATTGTGAAAGTGGCTAAACTCAAGAAGAAGCGTGAAGAAGACAATTTCACATGTCGAGGACACATCCTCAACACCTTGTCTGATCGAATCTATGATCTCTATATGTCGATGCAATCCCCGATGGAAATATGGAAAGATCTTGAAGAGAAATACAACATCGAGCGGCAAGGTACTGATAACTTTTTAATGATGAAGTATTTCGAATTCAAAATGCTTGATAGTATCCCAATCATGGATCAAGTCCATGAATTACAAGTCCTTGTAAGCAGGCTTCATGACTTGAAAGTTGTTATTCCGGAATTGTTACAAGTCAGGGCTATCATCTCAAAGTTTCCCTCATCTTGGAACAATTATCGAAAGAAACTTTTGCATATGGCAGAGGACTTCACTTTGGAGAAAATACTTAGGCATTTGCATATTGAAGAGGAAAATCGAAAGCGTGATGCAGTGTATCATCCCCAAAGTTCTAAAGTGAACCATGTGATCAAGTCAAAGAACTCTCGAATTGGAAAGTGA